One window from the genome of Paracoccus marcusii encodes:
- a CDS encoding DUF1190 domain-containing protein: MRTRSRTVALTILGAAAFTVAGCRDEQVEAQAFPDLASCQAAAVNGGLVTADQCSQAFAEAEALHVEAAPRYDSLAVCEEQHGAGNCGSEDQQVSQGGSGSIFMPLLAGYLIGSMLGRAGGGMAASQPMYRNAQGGFTNAAGTTNFGSNAGRASMSSQNFTRPATTAGQAPMTRATAASRGGFGGSSAGRSIGG, encoded by the coding sequence ATGAGGACACGTTCACGGACCGTCGCCCTGACCATTCTGGGGGCGGCCGCCTTCACCGTCGCGGGCTGCCGGGACGAACAGGTCGAGGCGCAGGCCTTTCCTGACCTTGCCAGCTGCCAGGCGGCGGCGGTGAACGGCGGCCTGGTGACTGCCGATCAGTGCAGCCAGGCCTTTGCCGAGGCCGAGGCCCTGCATGTCGAGGCCGCGCCCCGCTATGACAGCCTGGCCGTCTGCGAGGAGCAGCACGGTGCCGGCAATTGCGGGTCCGAGGATCAGCAGGTGTCGCAGGGCGGGTCGGGCAGCATCTTCATGCCGCTGCTGGCGGGCTATCTGATCGGCAGCATGCTGGGTCGCGCGGGTGGCGGGATGGCGGCCTCGCAGCCGATGTACCGCAATGCGCAGGGCGGCTTCACCAACGCCGCCGGCACCACCAATTTCGGCAGCAATGCCGGGCGTGCGTCGATGTCGTCGCAGAACTTCACGCGGCCCGCCACGACCGCGGGCCAGGCGCCGATGACGCGGGCCACGGCCGCGTC